One stretch of Pedobacter riviphilus DNA includes these proteins:
- a CDS encoding DUF294 nucleotidyltransferase-like domain-containing protein — protein MEDKLADQIYTARIGDITFKKIVSCSPGTPIFEAAIKMSEQKTSCLFIKNEQDVYLGFVTDITLRDNVIAKQLNSNLPIDEVMDTHIVTITPDAYVYEAILMMFSKKSRYLLVNDNGNYVGFLSRNRLLSEQAESPLVFIQSVKSAVNTSDLKLKWQKVPGIVSQLLARGVHSKIVNEVITTIADTISFKIIEDVIAKLGPPPAKFVFMVLGSEGRKELSLKTDQDNAIIYEDTGEDKRAAVRSYFLDLATQVSDKLNFVGFVYCDGDYMATNPNWTHSLSHWKYNYKNWIEEALPEAAVKFAAFFDCRAIYGDLAIMESLRSFVDEELQKPIEKFYVYLAKNALLYEPPLTYFRNIRTQKIHKKEVFDIKTAMTPIVDLARVYALQNRIFQKENTGERLKALREIGVFSEEQFNELSQSYYYLMGLRLKHQANLIINDQAAPNNFIEIDSLTKIEKVTLIEIFKIIQNFQSGIRMKFTNTLG, from the coding sequence ATGGAAGATAAACTAGCAGATCAAATTTATACTGCCCGTATTGGAGACATTACTTTCAAAAAAATTGTGAGTTGCAGCCCAGGCACGCCTATTTTTGAAGCTGCAATTAAAATGTCGGAGCAGAAAACCAGCTGTCTCTTTATAAAAAATGAGCAGGATGTTTATCTTGGCTTTGTAACCGATATTACTTTAAGGGATAATGTAATTGCCAAACAGCTGAATTCGAATTTGCCGATTGACGAAGTTATGGATACTCATATTGTTACCATAACTCCAGATGCTTATGTGTATGAAGCAATATTGATGATGTTCAGTAAAAAATCGCGTTATTTATTGGTAAACGACAATGGTAATTATGTTGGTTTTCTAAGCAGGAACCGCCTTTTAAGCGAGCAGGCCGAATCTCCATTAGTTTTTATCCAATCTGTAAAATCGGCTGTAAATACCAGCGATTTAAAACTAAAATGGCAGAAAGTACCAGGCATTGTATCTCAGCTTCTGGCTAGAGGTGTACACTCGAAAATTGTAAACGAGGTGATTACTACTATTGCCGATACCATTTCTTTTAAAATTATTGAAGATGTAATTGCCAAATTAGGTCCACCACCTGCAAAATTTGTATTTATGGTTTTGGGTAGTGAAGGGAGAAAAGAGCTTAGCCTAAAAACCGATCAGGATAATGCCATTATTTACGAAGATACCGGAGAGGATAAAAGAGCAGCTGTACGCTCTTATTTTCTCGATCTGGCTACCCAAGTTTCTGATAAACTAAATTTTGTGGGCTTTGTATACTGTGATGGTGATTATATGGCCACCAATCCAAACTGGACACATTCACTATCTCACTGGAAGTACAATTATAAAAACTGGATAGAAGAAGCTTTACCTGAAGCTGCTGTAAAATTTGCCGCATTTTTCGATTGCCGGGCTATTTATGGCGATTTAGCTATTATGGAAAGTTTAAGGTCTTTTGTTGATGAGGAACTCCAAAAACCAATTGAAAAATTCTACGTATACCTAGCCAAAAATGCCCTACTCTATGAGCCACCGCTCACTTATTTTAGGAATATTAGAACGCAAAAAATCCATAAAAAAGAGGTATTCGATATTAAAACAGCCATGACCCCTATTGTGGATCTGGCAAGGGTTTATGCATTACAGAACAGGATTTTTCAAAAAGAAAATACCGGCGAACGTTTAAAGGCCTTAAGAGAAATAGGTGTTTTTAGCGAAGAGCAATTTAACGAACTTTCGCAATCGTATTATTACCTGATGGGTTTAAGACTAAAACATCAGGCCAATCTCATTATCAATGATCAAGCTGCTCCTAATAACTTTATCGAAATTGATAGTTTAACCAAAATTGAAAAGGTAACACTGATCGAAATTTTCAAAATCATCCAGAACTTTCAAAGTGGAATTAGGATGAAGTTTACCAATACTTTGGGTTAA
- a CDS encoding 3'-5' exonuclease: MQEYFLVVDTETSGLPKNWTAPYSKEKNWPYIVQIAWIIYDQSYQEIKRENHYIKNTDFTIDKAALKIHKITPEYLHIHGENKEKVMLQFSNDIEKYKPLVIGHFIELDYHMVNVELYRIGRENIFKNLAFFCTMKASAPYITNTVISHLKLDKFYTILFNEVPENTHNALSDTLNTAKIFFHLLKTGKISLTSALRQEHTFNLKKKETKEFSFKRILQGLFNGR; encoded by the coding sequence TTGCAAGAATACTTCCTCGTAGTTGATACCGAAACTTCAGGTCTACCTAAAAATTGGACAGCACCTTATTCTAAAGAAAAGAACTGGCCTTATATTGTCCAGATTGCCTGGATTATTTATGATCAGTCTTATCAGGAAATTAAGCGGGAGAATCACTACATTAAAAATACCGATTTCACCATTGATAAGGCTGCATTAAAAATTCACAAAATCACCCCTGAATATCTGCATATCCATGGCGAAAATAAAGAAAAAGTAATGTTGCAGTTTTCTAATGATATAGAAAAATACAAGCCTTTGGTTATCGGCCATTTTATTGAGCTCGATTATCACATGGTGAATGTGGAGTTATACCGTATCGGAAGAGAAAACATATTTAAAAATCTGGCTTTCTTCTGTACGATGAAGGCAAGCGCACCATATATTACCAATACAGTAATCAGTCATTTAAAGCTGGATAAATTTTACACCATTTTATTTAATGAAGTACCCGAAAATACGCACAATGCTTTATCTGACACCTTAAATACAGCAAAGATTTTCTTTCATCTTTTAAAAACAGGCAAAATTAGCTTAACTTCAGCTCTTCGCCAGGAGCATACTTTTAACTTGAAAAAGAAAGAGACAAAAGAATTTTCGTTTAAAAGAATTTTACAGGGACTTTTTAATGGAAGATAA
- a CDS encoding M16 family metallopeptidase, whose protein sequence is MRSLLFSSLAYILCLGSAVAQEKPGENMHFKKLDNGLEVLVVVDRTVPLVTIEMACRNGSFTETDEFNGLSHLYEHLFFKANKDYPDFELLNSRMNDLDISSNATTREEVVNYFFTLPAANLKPGLNLMNSSIRYPKFIKEDMALENEVVNAEFTRHESSPIFALIEANSRHMWGTNYSRKNVIGSHEVILSATPSKMDSIKNKYYWPNNSVLVIAGDVNVDEAFGYVNSVFGSWKRSPFDPFVKWPIPEFKPLQKKDYYFVESNKSPVPFMLFSWHGPDTRNDIPATYAADVFSFIVNQNGSKMKQALINSGLAQQADVNYYTQKYTGPISLMVSPNPAKIKECYQEVLKQISLWANDDYLSDLQIERAKRLLSIEQVERREVTSDYAHLLSFWWASASIDYYTHYEENVNKVTRKDLLDYVRKYIKDKPYCAGLMMDKAGMNEVKPETFFKSPN, encoded by the coding sequence ATGCGCTCTCTATTATTTAGCTCCTTAGCCTATATTTTGTGTCTTGGTTCTGCTGTTGCTCAGGAAAAGCCCGGAGAAAACATGCACTTTAAAAAACTTGATAACGGTTTGGAAGTGCTGGTTGTTGTAGATCGGACCGTGCCGCTGGTGACCATCGAAATGGCCTGTAGAAATGGTTCTTTTACTGAAACTGACGAATTTAATGGCCTAAGCCACCTTTACGAGCACTTGTTTTTTAAGGCTAATAAAGATTATCCCGATTTCGAACTTCTAAATTCGAGAATGAACGATCTGGATATCAGTTCGAATGCTACCACCAGAGAAGAAGTGGTAAATTATTTTTTTACACTTCCTGCCGCTAATTTAAAGCCTGGTTTAAATTTAATGAATTCCTCAATCCGTTATCCAAAATTCATAAAGGAAGATATGGCTTTGGAAAATGAAGTCGTAAATGCCGAGTTTACAAGGCATGAATCGAGTCCGATATTTGCTTTGATAGAGGCCAATTCGCGACATATGTGGGGGACAAATTATTCCCGTAAAAATGTAATCGGCAGCCACGAGGTAATTTTATCTGCTACTCCATCAAAAATGGATTCCATTAAAAATAAATACTATTGGCCAAATAATTCTGTTTTGGTAATAGCAGGCGATGTTAATGTTGATGAAGCTTTTGGTTATGTAAACTCCGTTTTTGGAAGCTGGAAACGTTCGCCTTTTGATCCTTTTGTAAAATGGCCCATTCCAGAGTTTAAGCCACTTCAAAAAAAGGATTATTATTTTGTAGAATCGAATAAGAGCCCTGTTCCATTTATGCTTTTTAGCTGGCATGGCCCCGATACCAGAAACGATATTCCAGCCACTTATGCTGCCGATGTTTTTTCTTTTATTGTGAATCAAAATGGCTCTAAGATGAAGCAGGCGCTTATTAATTCCGGATTGGCCCAACAGGCAGATGTAAATTATTATACGCAAAAATATACTGGTCCGATTAGTTTGATGGTAAGTCCTAATCCGGCAAAAATAAAAGAATGTTATCAGGAAGTGCTTAAGCAAATCTCGCTTTGGGCCAATGATGATTATTTGTCTGATCTACAGATTGAAAGAGCCAAAAGGCTATTGTCTATCGAACAAGTGGAAAGGAGAGAGGTTACTTCCGATTATGCACATTTACTTTCGTTTTGGTGGGCTTCAGCATCGATTGATTATTATACCCATTATGAAGAAAATGTAAATAAGGTAACAAGGAAGGATTTGCTAGATTATGTACGCAAGTATA